aaataatatttcttctAACATGACTTAATTATGAAACAGACAAGCCTCTAAATACAACATtgtgaaaaattaatttatgtcTTTGAccacatttaataataataaacaaagtattttcacgacataaagaattacataaaaaaaagagTTACTAGCTCTCCAAAATAATCTTGACATCCCCAAAAATAAGTCATAACATAATTAAacagatcaatataaaatcagcgAGTAGGCAATATTTAAGTCTACTAAGATGAGGACAACTATTCTTCTACTATTGCTAAAAGCAGATTTAAATGCAACAGTTGACATAGGAATAGTCAAGATCGTTATGTTTGAGGTGATcaactaaaaaaatgaaaattaataaaactaaaaccctaaaatatttatatccacATATATGAGACGGGTATTATAGAATCCATGACCCGTCCTATATCCGGACGGGTCTGAAAAATTGGACGCGAGACCCACTCCATAACCCATTTAGTATGCCCAAACTCACCCCATACATGCGGGTCCATTGCGGGTCTGGGTAAAAACCCGGACTCATTGGCATccctactttttatgctaagagtataatttttttttgtgaatatcgataggttgatcgtctcacagataaagattcgtgagaccgtctcacaagaaacttaCTATATTTTGATTGGGTTTCTTTGGTTTCATGTTGTGATGTATTTCTAAAATCGCGGCGCTATCTTTTGatatttattgtttttatttaacatggtgatcatttaaaagaaaaaaagccCAGTCATAAAATTAATTACATTTAAAagcatatatttttaaaatccaaatataatttttttacggATGGGGTAAATATGGATAAATatacttgatttttttttacgcAAGTTAAATGTGCTTTTTATAGGGATATATTAAcctattaatttttaaaaaaatatatattttctgtCTTTGTACTTTTCGAAATTGTAGTCTGGTGCAATTAGCCATCATCCCCTATTAATCACGTATATCACTCCGTGATGTTCAGGGGCGATCAAACAATTTTAAATGGGTCAATAAAGTGCAATCAACTAAATTTTCCATTTTTGATATCGATacattgagtaggtctcttgtgagatgatcttacaaatctttatctgtgagacgggtcaaccctaccgatattcacaataaaatgtaatactcttagcataaaaagtaatttttttttcatgtatgatccaaataagatatttgtttcacaaaatacaacccgtaagaccgtctcacataaatttttgtcattattATATATATGGCTATTTTGGTTGGTTTTCTACATGTATGATCAATTTTCATcgaaaaaaatgattaaaaaacgATGATTGACGTTGATGTGACTAAAAAAattagggattctttttttatttcataTACATTTCTTTTTGGATGTCATTTAGTGCCCCGTTTAGTCAGTTTTTTCCGACGAAAATTGATCATTCGAGAGAAAATAGACCAAAATAGCGaaatacaaaaatataatcgaccaagaccaaaaaaataaaaagtcaaaaataaaaaaagttactggacaaaaaaatattaacccATTTTTAAAAGCCACCCAAATCGAATGACCACCCattttttgtaatttattttaaataaatcataaacttcACTGCAGTGCACATTATATGGTagtgttaatttttttaaaaaaacatcaaccgcattgtttatttatttattttataattatatttatatctgTGTAATATTTCATGAGGtatttattaaatatgtaaataaTAAATCACTAATTTACTCATCTAAAACTCATGTGAGATTAGGTCTCATtattcaattttgtgagacgaaaaGAATATAATTTTACGTCCATGATAGTATTTTTCACTGCAAAAAATGTCATTTTTTGTTAATTATAttatgaataaatattttgtaatatattctgatttgattgaaatgtattattttttatttcaaaattattttatataatatatattaatttgaccgaaaaatattactttactCCCTACTAAACTTGATTGATATAGTAAAGTTGTTCAATAGATAtgttatttttgtaattttattttacTCTAAAAACCGTGTAACAGTTCAGAATCATTCAATACCACACATTTAATTCTATTTGAAAAACCACAATGGCAATTCAATTTCCATTTTTATTGTGTTGAGTGATTTTTATTGtagaatatattaattttttttatctgttTTCTATTTTATATAAACTATGTATttaaatactttattttataaaaatccaAAAAGACATATCCattatataatattatcaataaaatatatatatttaataatattttactaaaataaaataatctcgCATTTTATATTCTACTAATTAATTGTATATGCATATTTGaacaaataaaaagtaaaacaaaataaaattcatcCACACTAAAGtatatattttctaaaaaaaaaaaagaaaaaaagagccTTAGTTCCAAGAACTTTACACAAGAAGATCATGTGGAATTTTCTCATCAGGATTCTTCTTCTGCTGTAACGGATGCCCACTTCCCGATGCAGAAGATTGAAGTTCTGGCGATCGTCGGGGGAATTCAGACAGCATCTGCACTACCTCCCTCATGGTGGGCCGCTCGACGCTGTTTTCTTGGGTACATAGCATTGCGACGAAGAACAAGTGCATGGCTTCATCCTTGGGGACGACGGTCAGCCGAGGGTCGATGATTCGAGTGACTTCTTCTCTGCAGAAAGTCGTGGAACACTTTATCCACTGTACAATGTCCACTCCTTCGCCGAACTCTCCAACCGGCCGCCGCCCGGTGACGAGTTCGAGGAGGACTACTCCATAGCTGTAAACGTCGCTCTTCTCGTCAACTCTCAACGTGTAAGCGTATTCTGCAAGATTATCCACCAACAAGTGATACGGAAAAGTATTTTCCTCAGATCTAAACTTGATTCTCCGACAGGAAAAGCATTGTTTCCAGATTACTACTTGAAGAGCGGAGCAGAGACTGAGTTTCTCAATCGAAAATTGAAGTTTGGCTCTCTGTGTTCTTAAGAATATATTAACTGTTATGCTTCAGATTTTTCCTCGTCAATGTTTCTATGTTACGAGTTAACATTACAAGAATGTGATGACACAAATCATGTATTGACGAGTGACATTGACCAATATAGATGAAATGAGTTAAGAGTCCTCATACTTTAAGTTTGAGAGTTAAATAGCTACCAACAGATAACAAACTTCATCCAAGTAGCAAACTTGCGGTGGTGGAACCGAACGTTTTTAAGCATAAAGTGAACGAGGTAACAAAGCAAATGTACCTGGAGCAATGTAACCataagatcctgcaattgctgacATGCACTGAGAGACACCTCCATCCACCAAGTATCTGGCCAAACCAAAATCCGCAACATGTGCTTCAAATCTTGAATTTAACAATATGTTGTTTGACTTGACATCTCTGTGCAGGATCAAAGGCGAGCAATCATGGTGAAGATAGCACAGCCCTTTGGCAGAATCCAGTGCAATATTGTACCTCAAGTTCCAGTTCAAGTGTCCACCCTTTTTCCCGTGCAATGCCTCCCCTAAGCTGCCATTTCTCATGTATTCATACACAAGAAGATTTGTATCCTTGTGGGAACAAAATGCCAGGAGTTTTACTATGTTTCTGTGCCTGATGTTGCCTAATGTTTGAATCTCAGCTTTGAAGCCATGATCATGGCTGTTAATGCTGTTTAATCCTAGCAGTTTCTTGACAGCGATTTCAACTCCATTAGGCATTTTGGCGTGGTAAACGATCCCTGCTCCTCCTCTGCCTATCACATTCCCATCTTTGACACACTCCAGGATGTCAGAAACCGCGAAATCAAGCTTTTGGAAGGCGGTCATTTTCCAAGAATTTGATCCACTTCTCTTGAATGTTTTGGCCTTGATGATAACTGCTACGGCAAAGACTAAAGAGCACATTAACAGGCCAAGGGCAAAGATTAGTTTAAAGGAATTGCTTGATTTTCTAGGTGGAGTAGTTATTGTTGCAAAGCTGCAGGGGTTGTTCAATAAGGATCCACACAGTTCAGGGTTCCCCATGAATGCCGAAGCATTGAAGACTAAAAATTGCCCTGATTCGGGTAGTTTTCCAGATAGATTGTTGAATGAGAAGTCCGCTGTTGTAAGGCTTTTCATCAAGCCAATGGCTTGGGGCACGGCTTCATTCAAGTGGTTTCTTGACAGGTTCAAGTAATTCAGGATTCGAATATAGCAAATTTCTTCTGGGATTGCGCCAGATAAATTGTTGTCGCTCAAATCTAAATAATTGAGATGGAGACAGTTGCCTATTTCATGTGGGATTTCGCCAGCAAGTGAATTTCCACTAAGATCAACTCGTACTACTTGGTGGAGTTCACCAACTGAAGGAGGGATTGGACCAGAAAAATTGTTTCCACTTAGCAAAAGTATCTGTAAGGAAGGAAATTTTGAAAGGGATAATGGCAAAATTCCTGAAATCTGATTGTTTGATAGGTTTATTTGGCCCAATTTAGTTTGGTTGGTCGAACTGTTACTACTCTCAGACAAGAATCCAGACAACATATTGCTCtgcaattcaagaaaatttagtTCAGGCAAGTAAATAAAGCCACTTGGTAAGCTCCCATTCAAGTAGTTATACCCCAACCTCACCCTAACCAGACTTGTGCACATGCCCAATTCCTCTGGTATTGAGCCAAAAAGGAAATTTTTCTGAAGTATTAGAATTCGAAGCTGTTTCGAGGAACACAAGTCTTTAGGGATTGTACCAGTGATCTTGTTTGAAGACAAGTCCAGGTCCTGCAGCCTCTGATTTTGGCCAAGGTTCGTTGGGATAACGCCTGTGAAATTGTTCATCCAGATCGCAAGAGTTTCTAACTCCGGATAATCAGCAACAAATCCTGGTATTGAGCCGTGCAATCTATTCATGAACAGATTGAGAAGCTTGATTTGCTTGAGGTTGATAAGATCGTATGGGATTTCTCCCGTGAATGCGTTGACAGAAAGATCAAGATTTACAAGTCTTGTCAAGTTACCTAATTGCTTTGGGATCGGCCCCGATAGCAGATTTACATGCAGAAAGATAGTGTCCAGCGACTTCAAATTCCCTACCTCTGAAGGGATTGAACCATGCAATTGACAACTTGAAAGATCCATGTGAACTAGATTCACCAACTTCCCGAATTCCTTTGGAATTCCACCGTCATAAATATTGTAATATCCCAAGTACATCTCCCTCAAATTAGTAAGATTTCCCAGTTCCCTTGGAATTTTCCCTTGAAGATCATTTCCTGCCAATGACAAATACTCCAGTTCAACTAAATTCCCGTAACTTACAGGGATTTCCCCTTGGAAATAGTTTCCTCCTAATTCCAAGTGCTTGAGACTCTTCAAACTCAATACTCCTTCTGGAAGATAAGCAGAGAAATTGTTGTTATATGCATCGATCACTTGTAAATTGGCAAGGCTAGAATAATTCCAATCCAAAGACCCACTAAACTGATTATTGGATATGTTGAGAAAAGAAAGGCTGCTCATTTTCTCTATCTTGATTTCACCTGTGAAGTTGTTTCCATCAATGGACAGCTCTACCAGCTTGTCAAGACTTGAAATTTCAGGGGAAACAGAGCCATACAGACCAAGGTTCGATATATCAAGAGATATTACTCTATCATCGAGGCATGTGATTCCACTCCAAGAACAAACCAAGCTGGGATTAGAAGAATTCCAAGTGCTTATAGCCAAATTAGAGAACTGAAATCCTTGTTTCAGTGCGATTAAAGCCTGAAAATCGGAAACAATAGATGAAGAAACAGAACTGTCCACGAGGGAGAAAAATGTGAGTGTGCAGAAGATAAAGGGCACCATATTTTCTTGGAAATATTTCACGGGAAACAAGTTCGGAAGGGCATGAAGAATAAGCAAAGGATTACAAGAGGCGGGCAGATGATAGATTTCCTATAAAAGGAAAAGAGCATACGAAGAACTTCATATATGCATTTTGAAAAATCAATCATCTTTTAGAAAAGCCTCTCCAACTTCAAGGAAGAAGCTAAGTTACCCCTTTTCTCCCTCTAGCTTTCTCTTTTTTCTTTCAGACCAGAATTGATGAATGAGACTATAAGATCAAATTTGTTGAAGAACCTTATCATTAGTTTAAGCAAAAGAAGAAAGACGAAGGAGGGGGAAACCAATAAGAACGTTTGATAGATAGCATAAATTTAAAGTTAAATATTGAGAGAAAACAAAAAAGTAAAGTCGATTCACCACCCCACCCTTTATTTCTTGCTCCCTCCCTCTTTATTTGAATGTCCAAATCACCCTTCTACTTTACTCAAAGTGATGGCCTTTATTTTGAGTGCCAGATGATGAAATTGCACTTTCAGCAATCAAGAATGGCTGACTTGGCTTTCACATATCTGATTAACGATAACCATGGATTCTGATTTTTCATGGATgtgtaaattatattaaagttGTTAAGTGGAAATTTTTAATCAATTCTTGCCACTATATGGCCAAGTATTTCATGCAGTATCATTCATCCAAAGATTGAAAATGACAACAGAAGTTCTACAGTTTGGCATTGTAGTTGTCAATGTTattgtattatatatattttttttaatgagtaaaaacaaaagaaattttGGACCGTTTTCTGTATTGGATCGAATATATTTGCAGAATCTGCATGGCTTGCACTTTGTGCCCCTACTGGGAGCAGTGTACAATCCTTATAATTAACTTCTTTGGCATAAAACTTGTCCCTTTAGCTATTTCTAGTATAGTTTTCAAGTTGATATTCAAGCACTTCTCAATGTTTAATTCCTGATCATATCGAGGTTGCTGATTTATTCAGATAAACGTGATCATCAACACCTGATAGTTAATTCTATGTAATCTTTTCTATTAAACTGTCGACACTTTCCCCACCGTTTCGAGTTTCTGAACAAAATTTTTCGCTCGTGGTTGAGTCCTGAGATGAGATGTGGGTCGAGTTGGAGGTGAGCTGGCAGGACCACAAAATCAAAACATGGAGTTGGACTGATGCAAAATCTAGCATGAAACTTTTGCTGGTTTAGCTTGCAATGCCCGCTGCTAGAAGGAGTTGGTGTCATGTGCCTGCAAAAACAGTGGAATGTAAGTAAAGTGAAAGGTGGTAATTATTAATATATCATTACTTTGTTTTTTGAAGAATGatcaaatatataataattatgtaATATTCATGTTGCATTGAAGAAGCAAATGTGGTAGCTTTATTCCTTCTCCCTGCCTTTGTCCTACGAAAATTGGGCCCAATTCACAGCATATTAGTGTATATTTTGAGCTTTATTAGAATAAGGAATATGTCTAAAGAGAGGGCAAAAAGTAAAGCATGGTCTAAAGATATTTGCTTTAGATCTTCCACTTCAAAAAGAGAGATAAATATGTGATCCTTCTTTCTTTACATTGAAAAGAGTGCTCTTGTATTGCATTTGCACTAAATAAAAAGAACTTCCTTAAAAGTGGAGAAAATCGATGCATGGGAAAATGTGATCTTGGACTATGAATGAGAGGTTCCGGCATATAAAAACACCCACATAACATGTCACTACAAAAAATGGAGCAATTTGCGACATAATTAGAGAAAACGTTCCTAAATCAGTCGCTAATTCGAATTTGTcagacggttttaataaaacagTCAAATTAATACAGTTTTCTGAAATAGTGGTAAATTAGCGATAATTTTACAAGAATAGTCGCTAAAATGATGACGCTTTTACTTCAAATGTCGTTAGTAGTGATGGTATGAAAAAATTGTAGCTAATAGTGACGAAAAAGTAAAATCGTCGTACAATTTACCAAATTTACCAATGATGCTTGATTAATCGTCGCAGTTATAAGAGATTTATAGAATGATAGACTTTGCGATTGTTCAATTATAATTTTGGTCACTTTCTTCTATATTTGTTTGTTTTAGTGGAAAAAATTTTAGACAAAATTTTGAGTCTTCTTGAAATATCGCTATTTAGCAACAATTTTTCATCTGCGGTGGTTTTATTAAAAAATCGTCGCAATTCGTGTATAAAACCCTCTCCTCTCATTTTTTTCACCTGTTTTCGCCAATTTTGAGAGGTATAGATGAGTTTTTGCCTTTTGTTCTTTTCAAATCTCATGCATTTTGATTATATTCTAACATGTGTTTTTTCCTATTCTTGCAGATTTGATGGTCGTTTCAATTTACTCCACGTTTGAACAAATGTTCagttttacacacacacacacacacatatatatatatatatatacatatatatatatatatatacatatatatatatatatatatacatatatatatatatatatatatatatatatatatataatttattttatatattgtgTATAGAATTGCACGAATGTTATATGATGATACTCTGGAATGTCCCGGGCCATGCATAGTGCTCGGCACCTCAGGAAAATGGAATATTCCCGGGTCATGGATAAATCCGAGCCAAGAGGGCGAAGATCTGCACAGAAGCCCGGATCTCAAGCAACTTGGGACATTGAGGGGATAGCTCAAGGACATGGAGGATCTATGTAGATGGTTCATCAGAAGGCCGGGCCAGTGATCGGACACCTTTTCCCCGGGCTATTGGGGGCATGGGCTCTCATGCAAATTTCTGGGAGGCTTCCCTCTCGGGCCCCATCGATATAAGCGCCGCACTCGAGTATACCAATGAGATAGGGTGTAGGCGGCCGACCTATCTCTAACACTAAATGGTTGACAAAATCAGACAGGCGGGATGTGACTAGTATATGATTTGACGTATCAGGTTATATGGTACAATCAGCCGCCCTACTATAATTAATAGGTAGCACGaagaacgaggtcatcattacttctcctactataaataccaggttctctCTTTGCATTTGGGATTAATTCATTTTTGCCTTCACTCTTACACTAATATCACAACCATCACTTGGTTACATTAGTTTTTTGCTTAAATCCTTCGCTgatttaagcatcggagtgaccacgccggacacccctccggcgctcATTCACGTGGTTATTTCCTTGAGTGCAGGGCATCTTATTCGTCCAGGAAAGCAGCTTCTGGTTGGAATACACCTTGCTCAGTTTCCTTCATTATCTTGATAGCAGATCtggtggagcacccgacccggCTCATCCATTTCGCCCAGATCACATCATTATATATTGTGTAATTACATTTTAAATGCGTTTGTATAGCTGAAAACATGCATGTTATATATAATAGTTTTTCCTATCAAATGTATTTATATAGATAACTAGCTAgctatataatattttttgagtgagtctcttgtgagaccgtctcacggatcataatcagTGAGATGAGTTaaccatacccatattcacaatagaaagtaatactcttagcatagaaaataatactttttcatggataacccaaataagagatccgtctcacaaatgcGACCTGTGAGAccttctcacacaagtttttgccatattttTTATGTTTCTATAGATAATATCTGTTAATTATTATATGCATATAATTAGCTACTAATTGGGATGTTGTATGTTAGATCTAACTAATATAACTAGATGTtgcataatattttttattgtttcattaatgtatttttgaaatatttaaattcagttataaatttattattttaaattattttatttgaaaaaagtaataaatttagcattttattaaattgtcactattaaggatgttttatttaaaaaccttCGCCAAATTAGCAACGATGTTAATTAAAACGTCGCAAAATAACAATGGTTTAATAAATTTCATTATTAAATTAACGAccatttttaattaaatcatcTCTAAATCGCTTGACAATAGTTTAATGTAAACTGGTTTGGCGATGTTTTGTTTCAGAATGTCGTCCTTAATTGCGACGATTTCTATGATGAATTTTGTCGCTAAATCCAACACTTTTTTTTGTCGTGCGTAATGCAACTATGCAAGATGA
This region of Primulina eburnea isolate SZY01 chromosome 14, ASM2296580v1, whole genome shotgun sequence genomic DNA includes:
- the LOC140811558 gene encoding uncharacterized protein; this encodes MVPFIFCTLTFFSLVDSSVSSSIVSDFQALIALKQGFQFSNLAISTWNSSNPSLVCSWSGITCLDDRVISLDISNLGLYGSVSPEISSLDKLVELSIDGNNFTGEIKIEKMSSLSFLNISNNQFSGSLDWNYSSLANLQVIDAYNNNFSAYLPEGVLSLKSLKHLELGGNYFQGEIPVSYGNLVELEYLSLAGNDLQGKIPRELGNLTNLREMYLGYYNIYDGGIPKEFGKLVNLVHMDLSSCQLHGSIPSEVGNLKSLDTIFLHVNLLSGPIPKQLGNLTRLVNLDLSVNAFTGEIPYDLINLKQIKLLNLFMNRLHGSIPGFVADYPELETLAIWMNNFTGVIPTNLGQNQRLQDLDLSSNKITGTIPKDLCSSKQLRILILQKNFLFGSIPEELGMCTSLVRVRLGYNYLNGSLPSGFIYLPELNFLELQSNMLSGFLSESSNSSTNQTKLGQINLSNNQISGILPLSLSKFPSLQILLLSGNNFSGPIPPSVGELHQVVRVDLSGNSLAGEIPHEIGNCLHLNYLDLSDNNLSGAIPEEICYIRILNYLNLSRNHLNEAVPQAIGLMKSLTTADFSFNNLSGKLPESGQFLVFNASAFMGNPELCGSLLNNPCSFATITTPPRKSSNSFKLIFALGLLMCSLVFAVAVIIKAKTFKRSGSNSWKMTAFQKLDFAVSDILECVKDGNVIGRGGAGIVYHAKMPNGVEIAVKKLLGLNSINSHDHGFKAEIQTLGNIRHRNIVKLLAFCSHKDTNLLVYEYMRNGSLGEALHGKKGGHLNWNLRYNIALDSAKGLCYLHHDCSPLILHRDVKSNNILLNSRFEAHVADFGLARYLVDGGVSQCMSAIAGSYGYIAPEYAYTLRVDEKSDVYSYGVVLLELVTGRRPVGEFGEGVDIVQWIKCSTTFCREEVTRIIDPRLTVVPKDEAMHLFFVAMLCTQENSVERPTMREVVQMLSEFPRRSPELQSSASGSGHPLQQKKNPDEKIPHDLLV